The sequence below is a genomic window from Nostoc flagelliforme CCNUN1.
TGGGAGCGCATTACGACACTGTTGCCTTATCTCCTGGTGCTGATGATAACGCCAGTGGTGTAGCTGTGGTGCTGGAAATAGCCCGCTTGCTCGGTTCTCGTTCCACGCCACGGACGTTACAGCTAGCTTTTTTTGACAAAGAAGAAGCAGGACTTTTGGGTAGTCAGGCGTTTGTTAGCAAGACATCACGCTTACAAAACTTGAGCGGAGCGATCATCATGGATATGGTAGGTTATGCATGTTACACTACTGGGTGTCAAAAATACCCTGTGGGGTTGCCTGTTACCCCAATTAGCGACAAGGGCGACTTTTTGGCAGTAGTCGGTGATACAGAACATTTGCCTTTGCTGAGTGCCTTTCAAAACTCACAGATGCTCCCCTCAACCGCTCTGAATAAACAAAAATCAATGCCATCAGTCCTAACACTACCAATTCCTTTTAAAGGTTTACTGACACCAGACACCCTACGCAGCGACCATGCACCATTTTGGTATCAGGGTGTGGGTGCTGTGCTGGTGACTGATACCGCAAATTTACGTACTCCGCACTATCATCAACTTAGCGATGTTCCAGCGACTATCGAGCGATCGTTTTTTACAGGAGCAGCACAGATTGTGGTCAATGCTACTACTGCCTTGTTAGAGAAAAACGAAGTTTTGGAAACTCAACCACCAAGCTAAATTATGAATTATGTTGGCTGGCTTCTAATTCAGGGAAAGTCAACGTCCAATTATTTTTATCATTGATTTGAAAGTACAAACCTTGGAGAATCAGCCGCAGAGCCGTTCGAGTTCTAATAAAATTCCTCACCAGATAAGTTCCTGGTTCAGCAAAGATATCATTATAGTTTTTTATCTGACCAAATTGTTTTGAACAGTAACTGCCGGCACCTTTTACTGTTAATACAAAAAATGGAGCTTTTTTGTATTTGTCAGGAACCATAAAAATCCCATATACATGGTGACGACCACGCCACGGCTGAACTATAACCTGAGTAGCATGTACTTGGAAGCTTGTAATTTTTGAAGCAAGAATTTCCTCGGAATTGCAATCAGAATTATTCACAGGCCACCACAGTATAATAATACTCAGGGAGAGCAGCAAAATAAAAATATAGCGGAGTCTGCGATGCATAAAGCCAAGAAAAATTGTTGATGTGGCTGGTAGAATTTGATCGGTAATGATAGTGCAGCTAAAGCAGTAAGACTATCCCCTGGCAACACCTCTGCAACATGTTCTAAAGAGCAAAAATAAAACATTAAGCGGTCGTTAAATTTTGCTGCCAAAAAAATTGCAGTCAAGACATCAGCCCAGAATAAGTTTAGATTGTAGATGCGTAGTTTACCGCCGCAGGCATCGCTTTACCTGTTCTAGAGTTTTCTTACAGTATTAAACCTAGCTGAGAAACAATCAGGCTTTTGTGGCTGTGAACACCGATTTATGCTCAATCTTTTTAGCTGTGATGAATTCTACAATTCGTTGCTTTTGTTATCTTTTTGATGTAATTCTGTTCGCATCTGCCAATGCTTTGAGGAGATCAGCGCAACGCCAAATAGCCCGTCGTAGACATCGCTATCCAGTTCAGCTAAAAATCTGCTTTTATTTCTAGGTGATTATTGGGGTAGTAAAATACACAAATATTCGTTATATTCCCGTCAGTAACATTTGGTATAAATATTTATGAGAACAAGTTGGGGAAGTCTAAAGACAGTTGCGGGTTTCTTTGGGGCGTTGGGTAAAGCCCTTGCCGTAGGCATCGCACTTACACAGTTCGGAGCAAATACTTCGGCTATTGCGGCTGACACAGTTGTTGTGCGTGTCGGTTTATTTACAGAAACCATCTCCCTTGCTGAGTTGCAAAAGGCTGCAAAAACTGGGGAATTGCCTGGGAGTTTACAGCCTTACGCTAAAAGATTATCTGAAGAACAACGCCGTTTCTTTTTGGGGGCGCTGGGTATGAATATACCGATGGATGTTGTCACTGTTAATAGGTTAGTTAATACCCAGATTGGTACAACTATTCTCAGTGACTTTGCTACAGCCTTAGCCCGAAAGGACAAAGCTGGGGTGCAAGCACTGAGAGCAGGATTGGTATTAGGTTCTACTGCACCACAAGGTCTTTCTATACTAAGTTTTATCGCGGCTTATCCCAGTAAACGTTTAGAAATTGATTTACCAAAGGCTTTTATAGTTGCAGGGAGTTTGAATACAGCTTTTTGGCGCACCCAGCAATTTATGCTAGCCATTGCTCCCCAACTAAACCCCATAACATCGCAGCCTAGAACACCGCAGATTGCTTTCCCTTTTGATCCCAGCCAACCAGGAACCGCTCAAGTAAAAATACTCAACTTAAGCCTGAATGACCAAAAGCGCGACCGGAAAATTCCAGTTGATGTTTATTGGTCAACTGCTGCAACTCCCGACAAACCTGTAATTGTCTTTTCTCACGGCTTCGGGTCAGTCCGCACGGAGTTGCGTTACCTTGCAGAACATTTAGCATCCCACGGTTATGTAGTAGCGGCTTTAGAACATCCCGGTAGTAATGAGGCAAATACTAACTTAGCATTACAAGGTAAAACCAGAATTATGAAGCCTCAGGAGTTTTTAAATCGCCCTCAAGATATTAGCTTTGTTCTCGACGAATTAGAAAAGCTCAATCAAACAGCTAATAATCCGCTTGCTGGGAAACTTGCAACCACGAACGCGATGGTTGTTGGCTATTCTTTTGGTGGTGGTACAGCTTTAGCTATTGCTGGAGCAGAGTTACAACTAGAACGACTCAAACAACGTTGCAAAAAGAACTTGACTAGCTTAAGTCTGGCAGAAAATATGCAGTGCATCGCTCAAGAACTACCAGAAAATAGGTATCAACTGCGGGATACTAGAATCAAACAGGCGATCGCCCTCAATCCTACAACTTCTCTAATGTTTGGCGAAACTGGGTTAACTAAGGTGCAAGTTCCTACCCTAGTGTTAGCAGGTTCCGCAGATAAAACCACCCCAGCTTTAACTGAACAGATTGTAGGATTTGACAAAATCCCATCCCCCAAATGGCTAGTTGGTATACTTGGCGGTACTCATCTGAGTGTAAAAGACCCCAGTAAGACTTTGGATCAGATAGGACAACCAAATACACCAATTACTGGCGGTGAAGTTGTGGGCGAACAAGCAGCAGATGTTCGCAAGTACCTTAAAGCTATAGCTTTGGCCTTTGCTTTCCAGATGACTCCAGAAGCAAAAAACTACGCTATTTTTCTGACATCAGATTATGCTCAATTTGCTTCGACTGCGGCATTTCCATTTCGCCTAATTACGCAGATTCCTCCTGATGCTATGGCTGTGGTGAAAGAATTTGTTGAGAAATAAGCGACTTCTAATTAAACAAATATCTAATTTTGTGAGTAGCAAGCTTGAAGAGTAGAGATACTTACGGTGTACACACAAGTCGAAAAAAGCTCGATTTATATTGTTCTCTCGTTCCCATGCGGAGCATAAGAATGGCTATTAGGGGCTGCTGCCTCAATATCTGACTGGAGGCAAAGCCTAGTGAATGCATTTCCAAATGGGAGCCTCTTAACGAGGAAAGCCTCATCTAAGAGGTTTTACTACGAAAAACCTGTCCTTCTCAGACTCAGAGAGAAATTTTAACTTTAATTCAAGACAGGGAGAGATGCGTCGAACTCACGTTTGTTAAAGTTCGGATTTTTGGCGTGACCAGCCCATAAGTTACCAAACGTCTTTTACAGATGTCTAATTAAGCCCTTGTTGGAGTGGTATTAGCTGCTTTTATAATGCATTCTAATTTAGAAATTAATTTATATATTCAGTAATATACAGCTTATAAAATTCCACTTAGTTTTTGATATTTTGCTTTAACAAACCGTAATAACTTGATAGTCAATGCATAGTTACTGTTAAATCAATATTAAACTTTTACAGTAAAGCTAATTATTTAGACATAAACTTTATATTTTTATTCTTAAAAATAATAGAAACTTGAGAGTGTAAAAAAAGTAGGAGCATCTGCTGGATAATACATGTATATTCTAGGTAAAATGCCAAAAGTAAAGGAAAGAGTTTACTTAGTAAAAAAATACACAAATATGTTTTTTGCATAAATTTTTTTAAATTCACAAAAATACTACAGCATTTTTATCTACTACAAGCCATATATAGCGGTTATCAGTTGAGTAAGGTGCAAGAACCCCTTCCCCGCAAGCGAGGAGAAGGCTATGATGTACTTAATTTGATTAGGAAAAACTATACCAAAAATATCAAGGCTTGTTTTTTTACGTAGATAATAATTAGTTTCAGACAGAGAAAATAGCAATCTTAAATCATTCGTGAGAAAGAAAATCGCTGAAACACTTATAAATACGTACTTTCTCTCTACGTATTTTCTCAGGGTTAAATTCGGATTGCTATGTTGTAAAACTGATTTTTCATTCAGAATTAAACAATTATTTCGTTTCACTCAAGCTCATGGAACTTTATACAACTCTTGAAATAGAACAACTCCAGCAAAATGAAGACCTTCCTTACTTGATTGAAATTATGGAGTGGGTGAAAAATTTTTTAGGAAGACCTCATCCTAACTTAGGAAGACCCGGCGTAGTTTGCCCTTTTGTACCTTACTCTCTCAAGTCAAACAGTATTCGTCTGGCAGTTATTCACACAAAAGATTTGTGTGCAGAGCAATTAGAAGAGGTTGTTGGACGCTACCGAGATATCTTTCTTAAGATGGATGTTAAAGAGCAAGACTTAGCAATAAATAGAGCTTTTTTACTCATCTTTCCTGACATCCATATAGAAGATGCTTCTAAACTGGTAGATAGTGTCCAACAAAAACTTAAACCTTTGTTTGTTGAGTCAGGACTGATGATAGGAGAATTTCATAAACGTAATGAAACTCCTGGTCTGCACAACCCAAACTTTCGTCCACTTCGTAGCCCTATCCCCTTGCTGGCTATCCGGTTTATGGTTGAAGCTGACCTGCCCTTTCTTGAGAGTCCGGCTGATCCATACTTACGTATTCGATATCTGGAAGCTTATATAAACTGTTTTGCTAATAAATTTACAGATGAAACAAAGTTTAAAAATGCTCATCAAGCATTAGCTTTAGCGAAAGAACAAACAGCTATTTTCAAGTAAATATAACACTTTGTAGAGGCACATCAATGCTCATACGTGTCATGGGCTGCTGCTACAAGTCAAGAGGTAGCAGCAGCCCACTAGAGCCATTAACATCGCTTTTCGTTTGTTATGAACCAAAAGTCAGTTCATAACCACAGGTGAAGTGAGCAGGTAATT
It includes:
- a CDS encoding alpha/beta hydrolase, with protein sequence MRTSWGSLKTVAGFFGALGKALAVGIALTQFGANTSAIAADTVVVRVGLFTETISLAELQKAAKTGELPGSLQPYAKRLSEEQRRFFLGALGMNIPMDVVTVNRLVNTQIGTTILSDFATALARKDKAGVQALRAGLVLGSTAPQGLSILSFIAAYPSKRLEIDLPKAFIVAGSLNTAFWRTQQFMLAIAPQLNPITSQPRTPQIAFPFDPSQPGTAQVKILNLSLNDQKRDRKIPVDVYWSTAATPDKPVIVFSHGFGSVRTELRYLAEHLASHGYVVAALEHPGSNEANTNLALQGKTRIMKPQEFLNRPQDISFVLDELEKLNQTANNPLAGKLATTNAMVVGYSFGGGTALAIAGAELQLERLKQRCKKNLTSLSLAENMQCIAQELPENRYQLRDTRIKQAIALNPTTSLMFGETGLTKVQVPTLVLAGSADKTTPALTEQIVGFDKIPSPKWLVGILGGTHLSVKDPSKTLDQIGQPNTPITGGEVVGEQAADVRKYLKAIALAFAFQMTPEAKNYAIFLTSDYAQFASTAAFPFRLITQIPPDAMAVVKEFVEK
- a CDS encoding M28 family peptidase; this translates as MRKWIWLMLLMLMAVTVVGSRGSTFFEQHPSPAIVERIPVEIPQPQPESKEVDSAPQVSADRLLTHIQKLNFQRYTTTERSLTRTYITTELTKLGWKPKLEKFSEGVNIFAERVGTNKAAKAILVGAHYDTVALSPGADDNASGVAVVLEIARLLGSRSTPRTLQLAFFDKEEAGLLGSQAFVSKTSRLQNLSGAIIMDMVGYACYTTGCQKYPVGLPVTPISDKGDFLAVVGDTEHLPLLSAFQNSQMLPSTALNKQKSMPSVLTLPIPFKGLLTPDTLRSDHAPFWYQGVGAVLVTDTANLRTPHYHQLSDVPATIERSFFTGAAQIVVNATTALLEKNEVLETQPPS
- a CDS encoding DUF6875 domain-containing protein is translated as MELYTTLEIEQLQQNEDLPYLIEIMEWVKNFLGRPHPNLGRPGVVCPFVPYSLKSNSIRLAVIHTKDLCAEQLEEVVGRYRDIFLKMDVKEQDLAINRAFLLIFPDIHIEDASKLVDSVQQKLKPLFVESGLMIGEFHKRNETPGLHNPNFRPLRSPIPLLAIRFMVEADLPFLESPADPYLRIRYLEAYINCFANKFTDETKFKNAHQALALAKEQTAIFK